TGCAGCGACCGCTCCACGAGGTCGGCCAGGCGTTCCACGCACGCCGCCCGGTTGCGGGACTGCGACCGGTACTCGTCCGCGGCGATGACCAGTTCCCCCTTCTCATCCGCCAAGTGGCGCGCCCCAAGACGCCGAAGCCTGCCCCGTGCGCCCGGCGGCAGCGGCAGGTCGTCGAGTCGCACGCGCAAAACCGCACGGGTGGCCCGCTTGTTCACGTTCTGGCCCCCGGGGCCGGAACTGGACACGAACGTGAACCGCAAGGCGTCCGGCCGCACTGCGACCCCCGGCGCAAGGCGCACAAGGTTCGCGGCCTCGGCAGGCTCGTCCCCCGCGTTGTCGTGGGTAGGGTGGTCGGCCATCCCGTGCTCTCATCGGCTCTCATCGTCAGGGACGGAAGGGCACGCTACGCTCCCGGCTCCTGAGACGCCGGAAACCGCCATGACCACCCCCCGTCTGCCCTCGCTGCTCGTTGCCCTCGTCAGTGCCGTTGCTGCTTCTGCCCAGGCCGTCGGCCAGAACGAGACCCCCCTCGGCGGCAAGGACTCTTGGACGGTTCGCTTTGAGCCGGCGGTCTGGTTCGTCGGCGCCTCAGGCGACCTTCGCCTGCCGGGCACGGAAGCCTCGGGGAACGGCCAGAAACTGGACTTCGGGGATCTGAACCTGGACAGCCCTCGGGCCAGCCCCTTCGGCGAACTCCACCTGAAGCGCGGCCCATGGCGGATCTCGTTCTCCGCGCTCGCGTTGTCCTCCGGCGGGCGCGATTTCGCCGCCGATGGACCGGGCCAACTCGGACCGATCGCTTTCGACGCGGGCGACGTGCTCGACCTCTCGATGGACTACGTCACGTTCGACACAACCGGCGGGTACGAGTTTTTGACCGCGGAGCGGGGCACAACGGAAAACGGCGGTGTGCAACTGCGCTCACGTCTCATCGGGTTCGCGGGCGCGCGCTTCCACGACGTGGATTTCGACGCGTCATTGCAGGCGCCGGACGGCGTATCGGTCTCCGCCGACCGCCTGTTCGCCGAGCCGATCGTCGGGCTGCGGTGGGAACTCGACATCAACGAGCGCTTCACGATTGACGTCGTTGGCGCGGGCGGCGCGTTCGGCTGGGGCGACCAGTCCTCATGGTCCGCGGACATCGGCGTGGGGTTCACCTGGCGGCCGGTCGAGAACCTCGGGGTGCAGGTGGGCTACCGGCAACTCGTCGTCGGCCTGGAAGACGGGGACGCACCGGAGCGGTTCGAGTGGCGCGGGAGCGTCGCGGGTCTCTATGCCGGGGCCGTCCTCCGATTCTGAGCAACAAACCCCTTGCGGACCCCCTTCCGGCGGCCTGCGGGGCCGGTCCCGAACGCCGGTGTTGACCGCACGCTGCCGATGTGCGACACTCTGCCCCGGAAGAGTCAGGATGCCCCGTGAACGGAGACTCACTCGTCGGGGGACGAGGCCCGCTGCACGGGTGGTGAGGACGCTCCCGTCGGCCGACACGCCGAACGGAACGCGCAGGGGGAGCGGGCGGCGATGAAAACCATCACCAAGAAAGACCTGATCGACCGCATCACCGCCCGAACGGGCGAGAAGCGCGCGGCGGTCAAGCGCATCGTGCAGGAGTTCCTCGAACAGATCGGCGGTGACCTCGCCGCGGGCAACCGCATCGAGTTCCGAGACTTCGGCGTCTTCGAGGTCCGGCAGCGCGCCCCGCGAACCGCCCAGAACCCAAAGACTCTCCAGCCCGTGCAAGTGCCGGGTCGCCCCACCGTCCGATTCAAGCCCGGCCGACTGATGCGCGACAGCATCGAGAACGGCAACGCCCGCATCGTCGAGGTCCGCCCGGCCGGCAAGCGCGCCCGAAAGGCGGAAGTGCACGTCCGCACGGGCGGCGGGCGCATCGCTTCCTCCGACGACGGACGCGCGCCCAAGGGCTGATCGCCCGGTCAATCCACGCAACTGGCCACAGGCTTCACGCCCGCCAGGCGGAGCATCCGCTCCAGCGCGGTCAGCGCATGCGCACGCACCTCGGGGTGCACGCGGATCACGTTCATGCTCCGCGG
This genomic stretch from Synechococcales cyanobacterium CNB harbors:
- a CDS encoding aminoacyl-tRNA hydrolase — translated: MADHPTHDNAGDEPAEAANLVRLAPGVAVRPDALRFTFVSSSGPGGQNVNKRATRAVLRVRLDDLPLPPGARGRLRRLGARHLADEKGELVIAADEYRSQSRNRAACVERLADLVERSLHAPKPRRATKPTKGSVERRIAAKKRRGETKRTRRRTDE
- a CDS encoding integration host factor subunit beta, whose protein sequence is MKTITKKDLIDRITARTGEKRAAVKRIVQEFLEQIGGDLAAGNRIEFRDFGVFEVRQRAPRTAQNPKTLQPVQVPGRPTVRFKPGRLMRDSIENGNARIVEVRPAGKRARKAEVHVRTGGGRIASSDDGRAPKG